From Amycolatopsis sp. YIM 10, the proteins below share one genomic window:
- a CDS encoding glycerol-3-phosphate dehydrogenase/oxidase translates to MNSASLNATRREADLARVAGGERFDLAVVGGGVTGAGIALDAAARGLSVVLLEANDLAFGTSRWSSKLVHGGLRYLAKGDFALAHESAVERGIMMTVTAPHLTRTLPQLFPLHTTTSRTQQGVITAGLQAGDVLRRITRTPGRVLPRPRTITRHEALALAPGLRRNGLRGALLSFDGALTDDARLVVALARTAASYGARILTRVRANKLLGDRVRATDELTGQALEVQARRVINATGVWAGELVESVRLRPSRGSHLILRGAAAGTSVSSVMIGVPGETNRFVFLLPQPDGNVYLGLTDEPVDGPVPSVPTVPESDVDFLLEVASSALARRLTTGDVVGRFAGLRPLISAGGRSADLSRKHAVLRSPDGVLTVVGGKLTTYRRMAADAVDAAGLHSGPSTTHELPLVGAAPRSRLSTVDAPRRLIMKYGTEASRIAAIGELDPALAEPVSAGSEVTGAEVVWAIRHEGALDVEDVLDRRTRLGLVPADADAARERVADLVARSLRGLPTPT, encoded by the coding sequence ATGAACTCGGCTTCACTGAACGCCACGCGGCGTGAAGCCGACCTGGCGCGGGTGGCCGGTGGCGAGCGGTTCGATCTCGCCGTGGTCGGCGGTGGGGTGACCGGCGCGGGCATCGCACTGGACGCCGCCGCGCGCGGACTGTCCGTGGTCCTGCTCGAAGCGAACGACCTGGCCTTCGGCACCTCACGCTGGTCGAGCAAGCTGGTCCACGGCGGACTGCGTTACCTGGCCAAGGGCGATTTCGCGCTGGCACACGAAAGCGCGGTCGAACGCGGCATCATGATGACCGTCACCGCGCCCCACCTGACGCGTACGCTGCCGCAGCTCTTTCCCCTGCACACCACGACTTCGCGCACCCAGCAGGGCGTGATCACCGCCGGGCTGCAAGCCGGGGACGTGCTGCGCCGCATCACCCGCACGCCGGGTCGTGTCCTGCCGCGACCCCGCACGATCACCCGGCACGAGGCCCTCGCGCTGGCACCCGGCCTGCGGCGCAACGGCCTGCGCGGCGCGCTGCTTTCGTTCGACGGCGCGCTCACCGACGATGCCCGGCTGGTGGTGGCGCTGGCGCGGACCGCCGCGTCGTACGGCGCGCGGATCCTGACCAGGGTGCGGGCGAACAAGCTGCTGGGCGATCGGGTGCGGGCGACCGACGAGCTGACCGGGCAGGCGCTGGAGGTCCAGGCCCGCCGGGTGATCAACGCGACCGGCGTGTGGGCGGGCGAACTGGTCGAATCGGTGCGGTTGCGCCCTTCCCGCGGTTCGCACCTGATCCTGCGTGGTGCGGCGGCAGGCACCAGCGTCAGCTCGGTGATGATCGGCGTTCCCGGGGAGACCAACCGCTTTGTCTTCCTGCTGCCACAGCCGGACGGCAACGTCTACCTGGGACTGACCGATGAGCCGGTCGACGGCCCGGTCCCTTCGGTACCGACGGTTCCTGAGTCCGATGTGGACTTCCTGCTCGAAGTCGCCTCGTCGGCACTGGCGCGGCGGCTGACCACCGGTGACGTGGTCGGCCGGTTCGCCGGGTTGCGCCCGCTGATCTCGGCCGGCGGCCGGAGCGCGGATCTGTCGCGCAAGCACGCCGTGCTGCGCTCGCCGGACGGCGTGCTCACCGTGGTCGGCGGCAAGCTGACCACGTACCGTCGCATGGCCGCCGACGCCGTCGACGCGGCGGGACTGCACTCGGGCCCGTCCACCACGCACGAACTCCCACTGGTCGGCGCGGCGCCGCGCTCTCGGTTGTCCACTGTGGATGCTCCGCGACGACTGATCATGAAGTACGGCACGGAAGCCTCGCGCATCGCCGCCATCGGCGAACTCGACCCGGCGCTGGCCGAGCCGGTCTCGGCGGGCAGCGAGGTCACCGGCGCGGAAGTCGTCTGGGCCATCCGGCACGAAGGCGCCCTGGACGTCGAGGACGTCCTGGACCGGCGGACCCGCCTCGGCCTGGTCCCAGCGGACGCCGACGCGGCCCGGGAACGTGTCGCCGACCTGGTCGCCCGCTCCCTGCGAGGCCTGCCCACCCCCACCTGA
- a CDS encoding peptidase C39 family protein, producing MRGRLLLSLLSVGLLAATAAPASAAPPVHDEAIDYHEWASTRDFRAGQLEGVSIGHDGLRLTRPIGTIERTEPALGTTRTYEYGRWTSPDYRHGFDATELIASWNALTPAKTWLQIEAKGTTATGESTAWYILGQWASGDQDIHRTTVDGQSDAHASVSVDTLVTNDGVALSSYQLRATLYREAGSAVTPRVSSLGAMASNVPERFEVAKTEPGVATGIELNVPRHAQNLHKGKYPEFGGGGQSWCSPTSTAMVTEFWGRKPSAEDMSWLPADYVDPTVAHGARYTYDYSYEGTGNWPFNTAYAASLGLKGHITRLHSLNELETYIAKGIPVITSQSFLAEELDGAGYGTAGHIFVVVGFTAEGDVIVNDPATDSNDTVRNVYKRDQFEKIWQRTKRYTASGKVASGPGGVVYLITP from the coding sequence GTTGCTCTCGGTCGGGCTGCTGGCCGCGACCGCCGCCCCGGCGAGCGCCGCGCCGCCGGTGCACGATGAAGCGATCGACTACCACGAATGGGCCTCGACCAGGGACTTCCGCGCCGGACAGCTGGAGGGCGTGTCGATCGGCCACGACGGGCTCCGGCTGACCCGCCCGATCGGCACCATCGAGCGCACCGAGCCGGCGCTGGGCACCACGCGCACCTACGAGTACGGCCGCTGGACCTCACCGGACTACCGGCACGGCTTCGACGCCACCGAGCTGATCGCCTCGTGGAACGCGCTCACCCCGGCCAAGACCTGGCTGCAGATCGAAGCCAAGGGCACCACGGCCACCGGCGAGAGCACCGCCTGGTACATCCTCGGCCAGTGGGCCTCCGGCGACCAGGACATCCACCGGACCACCGTGGACGGCCAGTCCGACGCGCACGCCTCGGTCAGCGTGGACACCCTGGTCACCAACGACGGGGTCGCCCTCAGCTCGTACCAGCTGCGGGCCACGCTCTACCGGGAAGCGGGCAGCGCGGTCACCCCGCGGGTCAGCTCGCTCGGCGCGATGGCGTCGAACGTGCCGGAGCGGTTCGAGGTGGCCAAGACCGAGCCCGGCGTGGCCACCGGCATCGAGCTGAACGTCCCGAGGCACGCGCAGAACCTGCACAAGGGCAAGTACCCGGAGTTCGGCGGTGGCGGGCAGAGCTGGTGCAGCCCGACCTCGACCGCGATGGTCACCGAGTTCTGGGGCCGCAAGCCGAGCGCGGAGGACATGTCCTGGCTGCCCGCGGACTACGTGGACCCGACGGTGGCCCACGGCGCCCGCTACACCTACGACTACTCGTACGAGGGCACCGGGAACTGGCCGTTCAACACCGCGTACGCCGCTTCGCTCGGGCTCAAGGGCCACATCACCCGGCTGCACTCGCTGAACGAGCTGGAGACCTACATCGCCAAGGGCATTCCGGTGATCACCTCGCAGTCGTTCCTGGCCGAGGAACTGGACGGGGCCGGGTACGGCACGGCGGGGCACATCTTCGTGGTGGTCGGCTTCACCGCCGAGGGCGACGTGATCGTCAACGACCCGGCGACCGACAGCAACGACACCGTGCGCAACGTCTACAAGCGCGACCAGTTCGAGAAGATCTGGCAGCGCACCAAGCGGTACACGGCTTCGGGCAAGGTCGCCTCCGGGCCGGGCGGGGTCGTCTACCTGATCACGCCGTAA
- a CDS encoding helix-turn-helix transcriptional regulator — protein sequence MSPVRRGKELPIHNRLQVLRAERGMSRAQLAEAVEVNPQTIGALERGDHYPSLDLAFRLCDVFGLPVEAVFNREPFTPLSTQVYSRGNP from the coding sequence ATGAGCCCGGTAAGACGTGGCAAAGAGCTGCCGATACACAACCGGCTCCAGGTGTTGCGGGCGGAGCGTGGGATGAGCCGCGCCCAGCTCGCGGAGGCGGTGGAGGTGAACCCGCAGACCATCGGCGCGCTCGAGCGAGGCGATCACTACCCCAGCCTCGACCTGGCGTTCCGGCTCTGCGACGTGTTCGGGCTGCCGGTCGAGGCGGTGTTCAACCGGGAGCCGTTCACCCCACTGTCCACACAGGTCTATTCGAGGGGGAACCCATGA
- a CDS encoding gamma-glutamylcyclotransferase: MHVDGAGYEVPDPPDLDGRIPVLAYGSNACPSKITWLRETLGLAGAVTVLQAKCTGLAAVWASGRRVVDDQRPATLAAMPGVVEEHAVWLATPEQLRVLDVCEGRGNRYHLARVHTGEVTLANGASLPDVLAYVAASPIRLPLLVDGNPVRTAEVIQAQAGALVGETASTHGLSVTVIESD, encoded by the coding sequence GTGCACGTCGACGGCGCCGGGTACGAGGTGCCGGACCCGCCGGACCTCGACGGGCGCATCCCGGTGCTGGCCTACGGCTCGAACGCCTGCCCGTCGAAGATCACCTGGTTGCGGGAGACACTGGGGCTCGCCGGCGCGGTGACCGTGTTGCAGGCCAAGTGCACCGGGCTGGCCGCGGTGTGGGCGTCCGGGCGCCGCGTGGTCGACGACCAGCGCCCGGCCACCCTGGCCGCGATGCCGGGTGTGGTCGAGGAACACGCGGTCTGGCTGGCCACGCCGGAACAACTGCGCGTGCTCGACGTCTGCGAAGGACGCGGGAATCGCTATCACCTCGCGCGGGTACACACGGGCGAGGTAACCCTTGCGAACGGAGCGTCCCTGCCGGACGTGCTCGCCTACGTGGCGGCCTCGCCGATCCGGCTGCCGCTGCTGGTCGACGGGAATCCGGTGCGGACCGCCGAGGTGATTCAGGCGCAGGCCGGGGCCCTGGTCGGCGAGACCGCGTCGACGCACGGCCTTTCGGTGACGGTCATCGAATCCGATTAA
- a CDS encoding TetR/AcrR family transcriptional regulator, translated as MPVERNITAARGASALADTRNRQAATRVSDDVLLDAARECVLAAGVRRTTLAEIARTAKVSRMTLYRRFPDVRSVLAALMTREFGALLQGASARGATAETARGRLVESAVEAVRALATDPLMRTVLDVDAELILPYIVERLGGTQRLAEQVITALLAAGWSDGTIRRGDTAAQVRAVLLVVQSFVLSLRPATADVDEDALLGEFRHLLDAALRP; from the coding sequence ATGCCTGTCGAACGTAACATAACCGCAGCTCGCGGCGCCTCGGCACTGGCCGATACCCGCAACCGGCAGGCCGCCACCCGGGTTTCCGACGACGTGCTGCTCGACGCCGCCCGTGAATGCGTGCTCGCCGCCGGTGTGCGCCGCACCACGCTCGCCGAGATCGCCCGCACCGCCAAGGTCAGCCGGATGACGCTGTACCGGCGGTTCCCCGACGTCCGCAGCGTGCTCGCCGCGCTGATGACCCGCGAATTCGGCGCACTGCTGCAGGGCGCGAGCGCTCGCGGGGCCACCGCGGAGACCGCGCGTGGCAGGCTGGTCGAAAGCGCGGTCGAGGCGGTGCGCGCGCTGGCCACCGACCCGCTCATGCGCACGGTGCTCGACGTCGACGCCGAGCTGATCCTGCCGTACATCGTCGAGCGCCTCGGCGGCACGCAGCGCCTCGCCGAGCAGGTGATCACCGCCCTGCTCGCGGCGGGCTGGTCCGACGGCACCATCCGCCGCGGCGACACCGCGGCCCAGGTGCGCGCGGTCCTGCTCGTGGTCCAGTCCTTCGTGCTCTCGCTTCGGCCCGCGACGGCCGATGTGGACGAGGACGCGCTGCTCGGAGAATTCCGGCACCTGCTCGACGCGGCACTTCGCCCATGA
- a CDS encoding S-(hydroxymethyl)mycothiol dehydrogenase — MPYEVQGVVSREKGAPVSLETVLVPDPGPGEAVVSVRACGVCHTDLHYREGGINDEFPFLLGHEAAGVVEQVGAGVTDLEPGDFVILNWRAVCGTCRACKRGRPWYCFSTFNAGQPMTLADGTKLSPALGIGAFLEKTLVHSGQCTKVSAEAEPAVAGLLGCGVMAGIGAAINTGAVGRGDSVAVIGCGGVGAAAVAGSRLAGADRIIAVDTDERKLTWAKDFGATHTFNADGKSEDEVVEAIQELTGSFGADVVIDAVGRPETWREAFYARDLAGTVVLVGVPTPEMKLEMPLIDFFSRGGSLKSSWYGDCLPSRDFPMLVDLYLQGRLPLDKFVTEKIPLDGVEQAFARMHSGDVLRSVVTF; from the coding sequence ATGCCGTACGAAGTCCAGGGCGTGGTCTCACGGGAGAAGGGCGCGCCGGTCTCACTGGAGACCGTGCTGGTGCCCGATCCCGGGCCGGGCGAGGCGGTGGTCTCGGTGCGGGCCTGCGGGGTCTGCCACACCGACCTGCACTACCGCGAGGGCGGGATCAACGACGAGTTCCCGTTCCTGCTCGGCCACGAGGCGGCCGGGGTGGTCGAGCAGGTCGGCGCCGGTGTCACCGACCTGGAGCCGGGCGACTTCGTCATCCTGAACTGGCGCGCGGTCTGCGGCACCTGCCGCGCCTGCAAGCGCGGGCGGCCTTGGTACTGCTTCTCCACCTTCAACGCCGGTCAGCCGATGACGCTGGCCGACGGCACCAAGCTGAGCCCGGCACTGGGCATCGGCGCCTTTCTCGAGAAGACGCTCGTCCACAGTGGACAGTGCACGAAGGTCAGTGCCGAGGCCGAGCCCGCGGTGGCCGGGCTGCTCGGCTGCGGCGTGATGGCCGGGATCGGCGCGGCGATCAACACCGGCGCGGTGGGCCGAGGTGATTCCGTCGCGGTGATCGGCTGCGGTGGCGTGGGCGCCGCGGCGGTGGCCGGGTCCCGGCTGGCCGGGGCGGACCGGATCATCGCGGTGGACACCGACGAGCGCAAGCTCACCTGGGCGAAGGACTTCGGCGCCACGCACACGTTCAACGCCGACGGCAAGAGCGAGGACGAGGTCGTCGAGGCGATCCAGGAGCTGACCGGGAGCTTCGGCGCGGACGTGGTGATCGACGCGGTCGGCCGCCCGGAGACCTGGCGCGAGGCGTTCTACGCCCGCGACCTGGCGGGCACCGTGGTGCTGGTCGGGGTGCCGACGCCGGAGATGAAGCTGGAGATGCCGCTGATCGACTTCTTCTCGCGCGGCGGCTCCCTCAAGTCCTCCTGGTACGGCGACTGCCTGCCGTCGCGGGACTTCCCCATGCTGGTGGACCTGTACCTGCAGGGCAGGCTGCCGCTGGACAAGTTCGTCACCGAGAAGATCCCGCTCGACGGCGTGGAGCAGGCGTTCGCCCGGATGCACTCCGGTGACGTGCTGCGCAGCGTGGTGACCTTCTGA
- a CDS encoding FAD-binding oxidoreductase → MSELVDHRLRGAWTPEGSDAAHLPVKAMRWLTERIGNPGAPAPVVPSSGLTVGESSLVAAARAALIEVVGPAHVQTERADRLSRSGGLSYLDLLHRRHPGELPVPDAVVLPADPDEVQRVLDVCVRFDVAVVPFGGGTSVVGGVQAVRGGKSAVIVLDLVRLDRLVSVDPVSRIAVLQAGVRGPRAEELLAEHGFTLGHIPQSHERATIGGFAATRSAGQASSGYGRFEDMVTGVRLATPRGQWRLGVAPASAAGPDLRQLAVGSEGALGVLTEVGVRVRPVPKVRRYEGFVLDGWETAAALVRRLAQAGALADVTRLSDEDETEVSLSLSGGWKTALVKRYLKARGISTPCLLILGWEAQSTREIALRRGETVRLVRAAGGRSLGRAAGESWRKGRFNGPRQRDALLDFGVCVETLETAAHWSSLDELRDAVRSALRESFDSSVVMCHISHAYETGASLYFTLLAARSDEDPEGQWLRAKKAACEAIAGLGTISHHHAVGLDHAPYLGGEIGDIGLSVLAAAKSAVDPTGIMNPGKLLPG, encoded by the coding sequence GTGAGTGAACTAGTTGACCACCGCCTGCGGGGTGCGTGGACGCCCGAGGGCTCGGACGCGGCACACCTCCCGGTGAAGGCGATGCGCTGGCTCACCGAGCGTATCGGGAATCCGGGTGCGCCCGCACCGGTCGTTCCGTCCTCCGGACTGACCGTCGGAGAATCTTCGCTGGTTGCGGCCGCGCGGGCGGCATTGATCGAGGTGGTCGGCCCGGCGCACGTGCAAACGGAGCGTGCGGACCGGCTGAGCCGTTCGGGCGGGCTGTCCTATCTGGACCTGCTGCACCGGCGCCACCCCGGCGAGCTGCCCGTGCCGGACGCGGTGGTGCTGCCCGCGGACCCGGACGAGGTGCAGCGCGTGCTCGACGTGTGCGTGCGGTTCGACGTCGCGGTGGTGCCCTTCGGGGGCGGTACCTCGGTGGTCGGCGGTGTGCAGGCGGTGCGTGGTGGCAAGTCCGCGGTGATCGTGCTCGACCTGGTGCGGCTGGACCGGCTGGTCTCGGTCGACCCGGTGTCCAGGATCGCTGTGCTCCAGGCCGGGGTGCGTGGGCCACGGGCCGAGGAACTGCTGGCGGAACACGGGTTCACGCTCGGTCACATCCCGCAGTCGCACGAGCGCGCGACCATCGGGGGCTTCGCCGCGACGCGGTCCGCCGGGCAGGCGTCGAGCGGGTACGGGCGGTTCGAGGACATGGTCACCGGCGTGCGGCTGGCCACCCCGCGCGGGCAGTGGCGCCTCGGTGTCGCGCCGGCTTCGGCGGCCGGGCCCGACCTGCGGCAGCTCGCCGTGGGCAGCGAGGGCGCGCTCGGTGTGCTGACCGAGGTCGGGGTGCGGGTCCGGCCGGTGCCGAAGGTCCGTCGTTACGAGGGCTTTGTGCTGGACGGCTGGGAGACGGCGGCGGCGCTGGTGCGGCGGCTGGCGCAGGCGGGGGCGCTGGCGGACGTGACCCGGCTGTCCGATGAGGACGAGACCGAGGTTTCGCTTTCGCTGAGCGGTGGCTGGAAGACCGCGCTGGTCAAGCGGTACCTGAAGGCACGCGGGATCAGCACGCCCTGCCTGCTGATCCTCGGCTGGGAAGCGCAGTCCACCAGGGAAATCGCGCTGCGGCGCGGGGAGACCGTGCGGCTGGTGCGGGCGGCGGGCGGCCGTTCACTCGGCCGGGCGGCGGGGGAGTCGTGGCGCAAGGGCCGGTTCAATGGGCCTCGTCAACGGGACGCGCTGCTCGACTTCGGGGTGTGCGTGGAAACGCTGGAAACCGCGGCACACTGGTCCTCTTTGGACGAACTGCGGGACGCGGTGCGTTCGGCGCTGCGAGAGTCTTTTGATTCCTCGGTGGTGATGTGTCACATTTCGCACGCCTACGAAACGGGTGCTTCGCTGTATTTCACCCTGCTCGCCGCGCGGTCCGACGAAGACCCCGAGGGACAATGGCTGCGCGCGAAAAAGGCGGCCTGCGAGGCGATCGCCGGATTGGGCACGATTTCGCACCACCACGCCGTCGGTTTGGATCACGCGCCCTACCTGGGTGGTGAAATCGGAGATATCGGGCTTTCCGTGCTGGCCGCGGCAAAATCCGCGGTGGACCCGACCGGCATCATGAACCCGGGCAAGCTGCTGCCGGGCTGA
- a CDS encoding DUF2382 domain-containing protein has translation MTGTMRPQDLIDSPVVDPAGSKIGKVGTVYLSDDTHQPEWVTVKTGLFGHRESFVPLSGADLANDGLHVQVDKEQVTDAPQIEADGHLSPEDSGELYRYYGLPMQRDRANQDQADRQRRGEQAAMGGGMAGTAGMAGKRGTADKRMADRSDRSAMTGKDDRSRMAGQEGEQAAAGGKHEQREAKHRGGEEMIRSEERFNVGTEEVETGHVRLRKYVVTEEQQVSVPVSHEEVRIEREPITDGEPGGAKIGEAEQDVVLHAEKPVVRKEAVPVERVRLGTEKVTETETVSGELRKEQIEIDDDTKHRKNR, from the coding sequence ATGACCGGCACGATGCGCCCGCAGGACCTGATCGACTCGCCCGTGGTCGACCCGGCCGGAAGCAAGATCGGCAAGGTGGGCACGGTCTACCTCTCGGATGACACGCACCAGCCGGAATGGGTGACGGTGAAAACCGGGCTGTTCGGCCATCGCGAGAGCTTCGTCCCGCTCAGCGGCGCGGACCTGGCGAACGACGGCCTGCACGTTCAGGTGGACAAGGAACAGGTCACCGACGCGCCGCAGATCGAGGCGGACGGGCATCTGTCCCCCGAGGACAGTGGTGAGCTGTACCGCTACTACGGGCTGCCGATGCAGCGTGACCGCGCCAACCAGGACCAGGCCGACCGGCAGCGGCGGGGCGAGCAGGCCGCGATGGGCGGCGGCATGGCGGGCACCGCCGGAATGGCCGGAAAGCGCGGCACGGCCGACAAGCGCATGGCCGACCGGTCCGACCGCTCGGCGATGACCGGCAAGGACGACCGCTCCAGGATGGCCGGCCAGGAAGGCGAGCAAGCCGCCGCTGGTGGGAAGCATGAGCAGCGGGAAGCCAAGCACCGCGGCGGTGAGGAGATGATTCGCTCCGAGGAGCGGTTCAACGTCGGCACCGAAGAGGTCGAGACCGGGCACGTGCGGCTGCGCAAGTACGTGGTCACCGAGGAGCAGCAGGTTTCCGTGCCGGTGAGCCACGAGGAGGTGCGGATCGAGCGCGAGCCGATCACCGACGGCGAGCCGGGCGGGGCGAAGATCGGCGAGGCCGAGCAGGACGTGGTGCTGCACGCCGAGAAACCCGTGGTGCGCAAGGAAGCCGTGCCGGTGGAGCGCGTGCGCCTCGGCACCGAGAAGGTGACCGAGACCGAAACCGTCTCCGGTGAACTCCGCAAGGAGCAGATCGAGATCGACGACGACACCAAGCACCGCAAGAACCGCTGA